A part of Paenibacillus sp. IHBB 10380 genomic DNA contains:
- a CDS encoding glycoside hydrolase family 5 protein translates to MNYWNEQRRGSNFMNSTSLLGNYQAAKEQGIEFIRLAPDKWGKERDHLFSDKPDSKPNEDFLIGSSDRYEGIVEEDFARLRADLDAAEAKGMKVILTVLSLPGDRWRQFNGAKNDDRIWQEPDYHSQSALFWKDLATRLKDHPAIIGYNLINEPHPETATGFNDFWTQDYTEWYAKVQNTAADLNSLYDVMIKAIRTVDTETPIIVDSGLYATPWAFNYLKPVDDPNVLYAFHMYEPYELTSQNKKKGFTYSYPGTVKVGNDEKEMKFDRQALKQFLEPVAKWATVNHVPANQIIASEFGTNRMIKGADQYMEDLISIFNEYGWHWSFYAFREDTWDGMDYEFGSEKPGWEYWDARDKGELFIHAPSNNPIWNAIKKGLTQ, encoded by the coding sequence ATGAACTATTGGAATGAACAGCGAAGAGGGTCCAATTTCATGAATTCCACTTCGTTGCTGGGCAATTACCAAGCAGCTAAGGAACAGGGAATTGAGTTCATCCGGCTCGCGCCTGACAAATGGGGCAAAGAACGAGATCACTTGTTCAGCGATAAACCGGATAGCAAACCTAATGAAGATTTTCTGATAGGTAGTTCGGATCGATATGAGGGGATTGTGGAAGAAGATTTTGCAAGACTCAGAGCAGATCTGGATGCGGCTGAAGCCAAAGGGATGAAAGTCATATTGACGGTACTTAGCCTACCCGGAGATCGATGGCGGCAGTTTAACGGGGCTAAGAATGATGATCGTATATGGCAAGAGCCTGATTATCATAGTCAATCGGCCCTCTTCTGGAAGGATCTTGCCACCCGACTGAAAGATCATCCTGCTATTATTGGTTATAACCTTATTAATGAGCCACACCCGGAAACAGCAACAGGTTTTAATGACTTCTGGACTCAGGATTACACGGAGTGGTACGCCAAAGTACAGAATACAGCAGCAGATTTGAACTCGCTCTATGACGTGATGATCAAAGCGATTAGGACCGTTGATACGGAGACGCCCATTATTGTTGATTCTGGACTTTATGCAACGCCTTGGGCATTCAATTATTTGAAACCTGTGGATGATCCTAACGTTCTATACGCTTTTCATATGTATGAGCCTTATGAATTGACTAGTCAAAATAAGAAAAAAGGATTCACTTATTCTTATCCGGGTACTGTCAAGGTCGGAAATGACGAGAAGGAAATGAAGTTTGATCGCCAAGCCCTTAAACAATTCTTGGAGCCGGTCGCCAAGTGGGCAACTGTTAATCATGTACCCGCCAATCAGATTATTGCATCAGAATTCGGAACCAACCGAATGATCAAGGGAGCAGATCAGTATATGGAGGATCTGATTTCTATTTTCAATGAATACGGCTGGCACTGGTCTTTCTATGCATTTCGTGAAGATACTTGGGATGGGATGGACTATGAATTTGGTAGTGAAAAGCCGGGTTGGGAATATTGGGATGCGAGAGATAAAGGGGAACTCTTCATTCATGCCCCATCGAACAATCCAATTTGGAATGCCATCAAGAAGGGCCTTACGCAGTGA
- a CDS encoding metallophosphoesterase yields the protein MSVLLVLGIGFYAVEIEPKSLSVTRIDIANKYVQKSFDGIEIVQFSDTHLGPDYTVDQLQSLVDRMNLMNPDMVVFTGDLMDHYTQYGSNNRELAQKVLAKIEAPLGKYAVYGNHDRGGGGSRVYKRYMEEAGFIVLVNEVHSIISATGERMNIAGLDDFLLGKPQIQSTLQSLRPQDFNLLLVHEPDVVDRFMDYPVDLQLSGHSHGGQVRVPFLKPLITTSLANKYMEGLHSLQGKSRPLMLYVNRGIGTTRLPIRLFEKPELTVIRLLKG from the coding sequence ATGAGCGTTCTTTTAGTTTTAGGAATCGGGTTCTATGCTGTTGAGATTGAACCCAAATCTCTGTCAGTGACTCGAATCGATATTGCAAACAAGTACGTACAGAAGTCATTCGATGGCATTGAAATCGTTCAATTCTCAGATACGCACTTAGGCCCCGATTATACAGTTGATCAGCTTCAATCTTTAGTCGATCGTATGAATCTTATGAATCCGGACATGGTGGTATTTACAGGTGATCTAATGGATCATTACACACAATACGGTTCTAATAATAGAGAGTTGGCCCAAAAGGTATTAGCAAAGATAGAAGCTCCCCTCGGTAAATATGCCGTATATGGTAATCACGACAGGGGAGGGGGAGGAAGTCGGGTATACAAACGATATATGGAGGAAGCTGGGTTCATCGTACTAGTGAATGAGGTCCACTCCATTATATCGGCTACCGGTGAAAGGATGAACATAGCAGGGCTTGATGACTTCTTGTTGGGAAAACCTCAGATTCAAAGTACACTTCAATCACTGCGTCCTCAGGATTTCAATCTGCTCCTCGTCCATGAACCGGATGTGGTGGATCGATTCATGGATTATCCGGTTGACCTACAGCTCTCTGGGCATAGTCATGGCGGGCAAGTTCGTGTTCCCTTTCTAAAACCACTTATTACAACTTCGTTAGCCAATAAATATATGGAAGGGCTACACTCACTTCAAGGAAAGAGTAGGCCACTGATGCTTTATGTAAATCGAGGGATCGGAACCACCCGATTGCCTATACGTCTATTTGAAAAACCGGAGTTGACCGTTATTCGATTGTTGAAAGGATAG
- a CDS encoding GNAT family N-acetyltransferase — protein sequence MPLLGELYSSVNSRENASFWWVGDPDNWVNVFCAFEKGKMVAKGQVSIINIVPSGRSAESKHSIYLNLKTIPERESDLNLLEQLYPYLFSRAMELKESLSKEYATLLCVGNDSSEIANSQFFIQRKGFRHRESLFTMKRDLTESIPELQLSENLQFTHWKMESSHEESEYLELEAEIWPDTPLGMERLSQYKQNPLWTAMVVREADTIVGSLMAWQEEDKGVIEGVLVRDPWRNRGIAKYMLSQALNYLKANELDSAELMVLTTNMSALSLYGSVEFKMIKEEIRYCIELN from the coding sequence ATGCCATTACTTGGTGAATTGTACAGCTCGGTAAACTCAAGGGAGAATGCTAGTTTTTGGTGGGTGGGCGACCCTGATAACTGGGTTAATGTGTTTTGTGCTTTTGAAAAAGGAAAAATGGTGGCTAAGGGGCAAGTGAGTATTATCAATATTGTTCCGTCTGGTCGTTCCGCTGAAAGCAAACATTCGATCTATCTTAATTTAAAGACCATCCCAGAAAGAGAATCTGATCTTAATTTATTAGAACAACTCTATCCATATCTTTTCTCGCGTGCCATGGAGTTAAAAGAGTCCTTGTCTAAGGAATACGCTACATTACTGTGTGTGGGTAACGATTCGTCGGAGATTGCCAATAGTCAATTTTTCATTCAGCGGAAGGGCTTCCGTCATAGGGAAAGTTTATTTACAATGAAACGCGATCTTACAGAGTCAATTCCAGAGTTGCAATTAAGTGAGAATCTTCAATTTACGCATTGGAAAATGGAGTCCTCTCATGAAGAAAGCGAATATTTAGAGTTGGAAGCAGAGATTTGGCCTGATACACCGCTAGGAATGGAAAGACTATCTCAATACAAACAAAATCCACTGTGGACAGCGATGGTTGTTCGCGAAGCAGATACGATTGTAGGCAGCTTAATGGCATGGCAGGAAGAAGATAAAGGGGTTATAGAAGGTGTTCTTGTACGTGACCCATGGAGAAATCGTGGCATTGCGAAATATATGCTGTCACAAGCGCTAAACTATTTAAAGGCTAATGAGCTAGATTCTGCTGAATTGATGGTATTAACTACGAATATGTCTGCGTTGTCACTGTACGGATCTGTTGAATTTAAAATGATCAAAGAGGAAATAAGATATTGTATAGAGCTTAATTAG
- a CDS encoding phosphotransferase enzyme family protein — protein MMKLSLMQKVMNTVDEQWRSKFAEELLNAWGYDEGTVFFYRSSANSLFIFKQDGKDYFLRCIDSTEKDVHAIESEINILEYLCEKGLNVVKPIKSKNNKIIEVIETDLGVYHAVVFEKLPGEHLEMDELTDEQFMTWGASLGKLHNATKQLTKDQINKRSSWEEHFTWIKEHLPTHELSATQELGELEKWVKDLQFSEDDIGLIHYDFELDNLRWSDSSFSILDFDDAAVYWYVADIAYALRDLFDEDVDFNNSKFQAFIKGYKQENTMNGSLLVELSGFLRIHNLLLFTKLLKVVDVPESDSNPHWLQGLRQKLINILNTYRDRFDRLAEEG, from the coding sequence ATGATGAAATTAAGTTTAATGCAGAAGGTCATGAATACAGTTGATGAACAATGGAGAAGTAAATTTGCTGAGGAGTTATTAAATGCTTGGGGTTATGATGAAGGTACAGTATTTTTCTATCGTTCAAGTGCAAATTCATTATTTATCTTCAAGCAAGATGGTAAGGATTATTTCCTAAGGTGTATTGATTCAACTGAAAAGGATGTACACGCTATAGAATCTGAAATCAATATTCTTGAATACCTCTGTGAAAAAGGGTTGAATGTAGTTAAACCTATAAAATCAAAAAATAATAAAATCATTGAAGTCATTGAAACGGATTTGGGAGTATACCATGCAGTGGTATTTGAAAAATTACCAGGTGAACATCTTGAAATGGATGAACTTACGGATGAGCAGTTTATGACATGGGGTGCTTCATTAGGAAAATTACATAATGCTACTAAACAATTAACGAAAGATCAGATAAACAAACGAAGTAGCTGGGAAGAGCATTTTACTTGGATCAAAGAACACTTGCCCACACATGAATTATCCGCAACCCAAGAGTTGGGGGAATTAGAAAAATGGGTGAAGGACTTACAGTTTTCTGAAGACGATATCGGTTTAATACATTATGATTTCGAACTAGATAATTTGCGGTGGAGTGATAGTTCATTTAGTATATTGGATTTCGATGATGCTGCGGTATATTGGTATGTTGCTGATATTGCCTATGCGTTAAGAGACTTATTTGATGAAGATGTGGATTTTAATAATAGTAAGTTCCAAGCATTCATAAAAGGGTATAAGCAAGAAAACACAATGAATGGATCGCTATTGGTTGAATTATCTGGATTTTTGAGAATCCATAATCTATTGTTATTTACTAAATTACTCAAAGTAGTTGATGTTCCAGAATCAGACAGCAATCCACATTGGTTGCAGGGTTTAAGACAGAAACTGATTAACATCTTAAATACATACAGAGATCGTTTTGATAGATTAGCCGAGGAAGGTTAG
- the thiE gene encoding thiamine phosphate synthase: MSTNHNESVRSLLKVYFIMGSVNCRKDPREVLTEAIAGGITLFQFREKGVGSLVGKAKLTLARELQQICQKYHIPFIVNDDIDLAIAVNADGVHVGQEDEPASSIRERIGSHKIIGVSAHTLEEAQQAIKDGAHYLGVGPIFPTRSKDDAREVLGTTLLHELRQQGISIPLVGIGGISIDNAASVIAAGADGVSVISAIASSNSIKEAAAVFVSSLNNPSNKNIRSLYS, from the coding sequence ATGTCTACTAATCATAATGAATCTGTTCGTTCATTGCTGAAAGTCTATTTCATTATGGGTAGTGTCAATTGTAGGAAAGATCCTCGTGAGGTATTAACTGAGGCGATTGCAGGCGGTATTACTCTATTTCAGTTTCGTGAAAAAGGCGTAGGATCCTTAGTCGGTAAAGCCAAGTTGACACTCGCCAGAGAGCTTCAACAAATATGTCAAAAATATCATATCCCCTTCATCGTCAATGATGATATCGACCTCGCAATCGCCGTTAACGCAGATGGTGTCCATGTTGGGCAAGAGGATGAACCTGCAAGCTCCATCCGTGAGAGAATTGGTTCCCACAAAATTATCGGTGTCTCTGCGCATACCCTAGAGGAAGCACAGCAAGCAATAAAAGATGGGGCACATTATTTGGGAGTCGGCCCGATCTTCCCAACACGTTCCAAAGACGATGCTAGAGAAGTGCTGGGTACAACATTACTCCATGAATTACGACAACAAGGGATTTCTATTCCACTTGTAGGCATTGGTGGAATCTCGATAGACAATGCTGCTTCGGTCATTGCTGCTGGCGCAGACGGCGTATCCGTTATATCAGCTATAGCAAGTTCAAATTCTATTAAAGAAGCCGCCGCTGTTTTCGTTTCTTCGTTAAACAATCCCTCCAACAAAAACATACGTTCTCTATATAGTTGA